AAGCGCCATGTTCGGCCTATCGACCGTTGATTCGTTCAGGCTGCTGCTCAGCCTGTTCCTTTGCCTGGGGGCGGGTGTTATCGGCTCGCTGTTCACCCGCCCGGCCATCCCGGTATGGTACCAGGGCCTCAAAAAGCCGAGTCTCACCCCGCCGGGCTGGGTGTTCGCCCCGGTCTGGGTGACATTGTACCTGCTGATGGGGCTGGCGCTCTTTCTGATCTGGCGCAAAGGGATCTCGACCGGGGGGGTGCGGCCGGCCCTGGCCGCTTTCGCGCTGCAACTGGCGCTCAACGCCGCCTGGAGCGGCCTGTTTTTCGGCCTGCGCTCGACACGCGCCGGCCTGACCGGGATAGCCCTGCTCTGGGTGGCCCTGGCACTGACCATCTACCTTTTCCTGCAACTTGACCCGGTCGCGGCGGCTCTCCTTCTGCCCTACCTGCTCTGGGTCAGTTTCGCCGCCCGGCTCACCTGGGGCCTCTGGCGGCTCAACCGCTGAGAGCGCCAACAGCACGGACAGGCGGGGCGATGACGAGACAGGAAAGCCCGTTCTGCGGGGTGATCGATATCGGCGGGACCAAGACTGTCTGCGCGGTGTTCGGGCCGGAGGGAGCCCCACTGGGGCTGACCCGGGCGCCGACCAACGCCACCGCCGAGCCGGAGATGCTGCTGGACTGGATCGCCCGGACTTTCCGGCGCGCGGTGGAGGCCTCGGGAGTGGACCCGAAGCTTATCCATCGAGTCGGAGTGGGTGTGCCCACCACCCTGGACTACGCGAGCGGCCGGATCGACGCCTCGCCCAACCTGCCCACCCTGAGCGATTTCCCCTTGGCCGCGGGCCTGGCCGGGCGGCTCGGGGCACAGGTGACTCTGGAGAACGACGCCGGCTGTTTCGCGCTGGGCGAGGCTGCGGTCGGCGCGGCGACCGGGGCGCGCGACTGCTGCGGGGTCACCCTGGGAACGGGGTTCGGACTGGGAGTGATCGTAGACGGCTGCCTGCGGCGCGGGGCGCATGGCGCCGCAGGAGAACTCTGGCGCTGCCCGTTCGAGGGGGATATCTTCGAAAACCGGGTCTCCGGCACGGCCGTCTCCCGGCTCTACCGTGAGTTGAGCGGCGCGGAGCTGGACGGTGCAGCGGTGGCGGCCCGGGCGCGCGAGGCTGAGCCCGCCGCGTGCGAGGTGTTCCGCTCTTTCGGCGCGGACCTGGGGATCGGCCTTTCCTGGCTGATCAACCTGATAGACCCGCAGGTGGTGGTGCTGGGCGGCTCAGCCGCGGAATCCTGGGACCTGTTCAGCGACACCATGCACGAGGTGGTGGAGCGCCATCGGGTCAGGCGCAACCGCACCCGGATAGTCCGCTCCGCCCTGGGCGAGGCCGCCGTGCTCTACGGCGCGGCCAGCCTGGTCCGCAGGCAGCAATGCACCTGAAAAACGAATTCACCGTGAACGGTCCGGAGATGATCCGGACAACGATATGAGAGA
The sequence above is drawn from the bacterium genome and encodes:
- a CDS encoding tryptophan-rich sensory protein, whose translation is MFGLSTVDSFRLLLSLFLCLGAGVIGSLFTRPAIPVWYQGLKKPSLTPPGWVFAPVWVTLYLLMGLALFLIWRKGISTGGVRPALAAFALQLALNAAWSGLFFGLRSTRAGLTGIALLWVALALTIYLFLQLDPVAAALLLPYLLWVSFAARLTWGLWRLNR
- a CDS encoding ROK family protein; amino-acid sequence: MTRQESPFCGVIDIGGTKTVCAVFGPEGAPLGLTRAPTNATAEPEMLLDWIARTFRRAVEASGVDPKLIHRVGVGVPTTLDYASGRIDASPNLPTLSDFPLAAGLAGRLGAQVTLENDAGCFALGEAAVGAATGARDCCGVTLGTGFGLGVIVDGCLRRGAHGAAGELWRCPFEGDIFENRVSGTAVSRLYRELSGAELDGAAVAARAREAEPAACEVFRSFGADLGIGLSWLINLIDPQVVVLGGSAAESWDLFSDTMHEVVERHRVRRNRTRIVRSALGEAAVLYGAASLVRRQQCT